Proteins from a single region of Hydra vulgaris chromosome 12, alternate assembly HydraT2T_AEP:
- the LOC105848013 gene encoding cationic amino acid transporter 2 isoform X2: MGAALYAFQRKKNLTTESSLKTILPRVLNVHDLTFLGIGSTLGAGVYVVIADIAKHTAGPGVILSFLIAAFAALLCGLCYAEFAARVPKAGSAYTYTYVTVGELPAFMVGWNLLLEYLIGAAAISRAWTAYVDSLTNSAISRGLMTGIATWKTPGISKYPDFLSLTMCLLASGFLAVGVRISSWMSNITTFLNLVVIIFLIVVGLGYARPQNWQPFLPFGFQGMLSGSATAFFAFVGFDVIASSAEEVKEPGKSIPRSIMSSIFVCLISYGGLSMAVTLMVPYYTLEEDAALAQALHKRGAIWAKYVISVGAVAGLTASLLGCMFPVPRLLFSMASDGLIFSPFMQINSITKTPIFGCVFSGILSGWLALYFDLSTLVEIMSIGTLQAYTMVATCVLLLRYQINPIGLVITANGLEPLLSESIVSENENVRFFPTKRTAMLANISIFVIILASFCLCGLCVNYSEYLWHLHFWFVVMFFFLIAAFTVAMTIIFLQPQNRFDLPFSVPMVPLLPVMSIFINITLMMQLRLITWIRFSVWITLGLLIYLFYGVQHSKENHEEG, encoded by the coding sequence ATGGGCGCTGCATTATACGcgtttcaaagaaaaaaaaatcttactactGAAAGCTCACTCAAAACCATTCTTCCGCGAGTGTTAAATGTACATGATCTGACTTTTCTCGGAATCGGTAGTACTTTAGGAGCAGGAGTTTATGTGGTAATTGCAGATATAGCAAAACACACAGCTGGTCCTGGAGTAATATTATCGTTTTTAATAGCGGCATTTGCAGCCTTACTATGTGGTCTATGTTATGCCGAGTTTGCAGCTCGAGTTCCGAAAGCGGGATCCGCTTACACTTATACATACGTGACAGTTGGAGAACTACCCGCATTTATGGTAGGTTGGAATCTGTTACTTGAATATCTTATAggtgcagctgctatatctcGTGCTTGGACAGCGTACGTTGATTCTTTAACAAACAGTGCTATAAGTCGGGGATTGATGACCGGAATAGCAACATGGAAAACGCCTGGTATCAGCAAATATCctgattttttatcattaactatgTGTTTACTTGCTTCAGGATTTCTTGCTGTCGGAGTCCGAATATCGAGTTGGATGAGTAATATCACAACTTTTCTCAATTTAGTTgtgatcatttttttaatcGTAGTTGGTTTAGGATACGCAAGGCCGCAAAACTGGCAGCCCTTTTTACCTTTTGGATTTCAAGGTATGCTATCTGGCTCGGCAACTGCATTCTTTGCTTTTGTTGGCTTCGATGTAATTGCTTCATCTGCAGAAGAAGTAAAAGAACCAGGAAAATCGATTCCAAGATCGATTATGTCGTCGATTTTTGTTTGCTTAATTAGTTACGGTGGATTGTCAATGGCAGTTACCTTGATGGTCCCTTATTATACTCTCGAGGAAGATGCAGCATTGGCACAAGCACTCCATAAAAGAGGAGCAATATGGGCCAAGTACGTTATCTCAGTTGGTGCTGTTGCAGGATTAACAGCCAGTTTATTAGGTTGCATGTTTCCTGTACCCagacttttattttcaatggcAAGCGATGGATTAATATTTTCACCGTTTATGCAAATTAATTCCATTACTAAAACACCTATATTTGGTTGTGTTTTTAGTGGAATCTTATCAGGCTGGTTAGCATTATACTTTGATCTTTCAACATTAGTTGAAATTATGTCAATCGGAACATTGCAAGCCTATACTATGGTTGCAACTTGCGTGCTTCTGTTAAGATATCAAATCAATCCGATAGGTTTGGTGATTACTGCAAATGGCTTAGAGCCTTTATTAAGTGAATCAATAGTGAGCGAAAATGAAAATGTTAGATTCTTTCCAACGAAAAGAACTGCTATGCTTgctaatatttctatttttgtgattattttagCTTCATTTTGTTTATGCGGACTTTGCGTAAACTACAGTGAATATTTATGGCATTTACACTTTTGGTTtgtagtaatgtttttttttttaatagccgCATTTACTGTTGCCATGACAATAATATTTCTCCAACCTCAAAATAGATTTGATTTGCCTTTTTCTGTTCCCATGGTACCATTATTACCGGTAATGtccatttttataaacattacaTTAATGATGCAACTGCGATTAATAACATGGATTAGATTTTCAGTGTGGATAACTTTAG